One window of Methanobacterium alkalithermotolerans genomic DNA carries:
- a CDS encoding diacylglycerol/polyprenol kinase family protein, with translation MESSDLLGLLFVYGYVALLLIISEKILKKYPKFSRKFLHIMVGNVLFILPVFATREAMTFLAAAPFIFLTFLMSPYSPLKLKTRVSTSGHGLGLVYYAISWTVLAFFFFQEPWIIAVGIAAMSYGDGVASIMGERYGKTKYNIFGDNKSLEGSLSMFLVLILTLSVILYYYGQVINPLTIITVSLVATLLEGITPKGLDNLTACFGAVGAYLLNGFI, from the coding sequence ATGGAATCAAGTGACTTACTGGGGCTGCTATTTGTTTATGGCTATGTGGCTCTGTTATTAATAATAAGTGAAAAAATACTAAAAAAGTATCCTAAATTCAGCAGGAAATTTTTACATATCATGGTGGGGAATGTTCTTTTTATTTTACCTGTTTTTGCCACCAGGGAAGCCATGACCTTCCTGGCAGCAGCGCCTTTCATATTTTTAACCTTTTTAATGAGCCCCTATTCACCTTTAAAATTAAAAACCAGAGTTTCCACCTCAGGTCATGGTCTGGGCCTGGTATACTATGCCATATCATGGACAGTTCTGGCCTTTTTCTTCTTTCAGGAGCCCTGGATTATTGCCGTAGGTATTGCCGCCATGTCCTATGGTGATGGAGTGGCCTCCATAATGGGTGAGCGGTATGGTAAAACCAAATATAACATATTTGGAGATAATAAAAGCCTGGAAGGTTCTCTTTCCATGTTCCTGGTGCTAATATTAACTTTATCCGTTATTCTATATTATTATGGCCAGGTCATTAATCCCCTGACCATTATAACCGTATCTCTGGTAGCTACCCTGCTGGAAGGAATCACACCTAAAGGTTTGGATAATTTGACGGCCTGTTTTGGGGCAGTAGGTGCCTATCTCTTAAATGGTTTTATATAG
- a CDS encoding nucleoside/nucleotide kinase family protein: MKFIVIDGLDGAGKDTHAQLIEKRYQEQGTVILRTHPSSDNYYGIKAKNALLGRGKLNKIKASFYYALDVIRSVRLYYGKADTVIFVRYLMGVAYLPLPLARVFYWFFTIFLPTTPYMFFLDLEEEEALKRISNRDFEEIFENKEDLIKVRRKALQLAKKWHIVNTKGSIEDVQSTIDAILNENS, encoded by the coding sequence ATGAAATTTATAGTAATAGATGGACTGGATGGTGCCGGAAAGGATACCCATGCGCAGCTTATCGAGAAACGTTATCAGGAACAAGGAACGGTTATACTTAGAACTCATCCGTCATCAGATAATTATTATGGAATTAAGGCAAAAAATGCTCTTTTAGGGCGAGGAAAGTTAAATAAAATTAAAGCATCATTCTATTATGCTCTGGATGTTATACGATCTGTCAGGCTATATTATGGAAAGGCCGATACAGTTATCTTTGTTAGGTATTTGATGGGTGTGGCTTATCTGCCTCTGCCCCTGGCCAGAGTTTTTTACTGGTTTTTCACCATCTTTTTACCTACCACACCCTACATGTTCTTTTTGGATCTGGAAGAGGAAGAAGCATTAAAAAGAATAAGTAATCGTGATTTTGAGGAAATCTTTGAAAATAAAGAAGATCTGATAAAGGTACGTAGAAAAGCCTTGCAGCTGGCTAAAAAATGGCATATAGTAAATACTAAAGGTAGTATTGAAGATGTTCAGTCCACTATAGATGCTATTTTAAATGAAAATAGTTAA
- a CDS encoding Ig-like domain repeat protein — MKKQAIILSATFILALLLMGAVSATDDSCEEQLCVQFNNTPGTEICVNKRDSPSPVLHFDVEGPPANATNATLTLSNCSTVNWGQQGREKSDLSNCPPGYKGYWHFVYTPAGILALSSANCVKVEGTPTSLIADNVRVCPKTDITLRARLTENVEGTPLEGKTITFCWVTNVDINNPQTMCANATTDEDGWAEYVIVGGLPKCPFSGPDECRYNVLAWFAGDEIYEYSQTDFNILVRQFDTEIAVLNVAGNQGDEVILSATLTKEEDSSPIAGKTLNFYVNGVYVGSALTNAQGVATLAYTITQTQGKYTITAEFETEGCFRGAEGEGELDVEFNGVVLTVDGVTICPLGKPIVTAKLTDLEGNPLPGRTIKFSINPETEGVTNAQGIALGIFDPLPLGTYNVNALFEGDGEFEAATVNSTLNVTPDEFPTILTLDNVQGNQGQSVLLKATLTDDDGIPLEGKTIDFYVDDTLVGSAITNSEGLATLEYIITQTKGQYTTKAVFEGYECYLASTDYANLDVEFSTALITVENVTICPLGKPIVTAKLTDLEGNPLPGRTIKFSINPETEGVTNAQGIALGIFDPLPLGTYNVNALFEGDSEYAAVDANSTLNVTPDEFPTILTLNNVKGSKGDQVTLRATLTDEDGIPLPGQNIDFYVNGVYVGSALTNAAGVATLLYTITQNAGTYTISAVFGGFECYQASSAEATLEVLSSAHAGTVPMQETGTPLAPLLAGILAVLAGAFWKKK; from the coding sequence ATGAAAAAACAAGCGATTATATTGAGTGCAACCTTCATACTAGCCCTTTTGTTGATGGGAGCAGTAAGTGCTACTGATGATTCCTGTGAAGAACAATTATGTGTACAATTCAATAACACTCCTGGAACCGAAATTTGCGTCAACAAAAGGGATAGCCCTTCACCAGTACTCCACTTTGATGTGGAAGGACCACCCGCCAATGCAACCAATGCAACTTTAACTCTGTCAAATTGCAGCACAGTTAACTGGGGCCAACAGGGAAGAGAAAAATCAGATTTAAGTAACTGTCCTCCGGGATATAAGGGTTACTGGCACTTTGTATATACTCCTGCAGGAATACTGGCTCTTAGTAGTGCTAATTGTGTAAAAGTAGAAGGAACCCCAACCAGTTTAATAGCTGATAACGTAAGGGTTTGTCCTAAGACTGACATTACTTTACGTGCACGGCTAACTGAAAATGTCGAAGGAACACCGTTGGAGGGAAAAACAATTACCTTCTGCTGGGTTACCAATGTGGATATAAATAACCCACAAACAATGTGTGCCAATGCCACCACCGATGAGGATGGCTGGGCAGAATATGTTATTGTTGGCGGCCTACCTAAATGTCCATTTAGTGGGCCTGATGAATGCCGCTATAATGTACTGGCCTGGTTTGCCGGAGACGAGATTTACGAATATTCCCAAACTGACTTCAACATTCTGGTAAGACAATTTGATACTGAAATAGCTGTATTAAATGTAGCAGGTAACCAGGGCGATGAGGTAATTTTGAGTGCCACCTTGACCAAAGAGGAAGACAGTTCACCTATTGCAGGAAAAACATTGAATTTCTATGTAAATGGAGTATATGTGGGATCTGCCCTAACCAATGCCCAGGGAGTTGCCACTCTGGCCTACACTATAACCCAGACCCAGGGAAAATATACCATCACTGCAGAATTTGAAACTGAAGGATGTTTCCGTGGTGCAGAAGGTGAAGGTGAACTGGATGTTGAGTTTAATGGAGTTGTACTTACAGTAGATGGTGTGACTATTTGTCCGTTAGGTAAACCTATTGTCACTGCCAAGTTAACTGATCTGGAGGGTAATCCTTTACCTGGTAGAACCATTAAGTTTTCTATTAATCCTGAAACTGAAGGTGTTACCAATGCTCAGGGTATAGCTCTGGGGATATTTGATCCTTTACCACTGGGAACCTATAACGTCAATGCTCTATTTGAAGGAGATGGCGAGTTTGAAGCTGCAACAGTTAATTCTACTTTAAACGTGACTCCTGATGAATTCCCAACCATACTAACTCTGGACAATGTACAGGGTAATCAAGGCCAAAGTGTTCTTTTAAAGGCAACTCTTACTGATGATGATGGAATACCCCTGGAAGGAAAGACCATTGACTTCTATGTGGATGATACGCTCGTTGGATCAGCCATAACTAACTCAGAGGGATTAGCCACTTTAGAATACATAATTACTCAAACTAAGGGACAATATACAACTAAAGCAGTATTTGAAGGATACGAATGTTATTTAGCTTCAACAGACTACGCCAATCTGGATGTTGAATTTTCTACAGCCTTAATTACAGTAGAAAATGTGACTATTTGTCCGTTAGGTAAACCTATTGTCACTGCCAAGTTAACTGATCTGGAGGGTAATCCTTTACCTGGTAGAACCATTAAGTTTTCTATTAATCCTGAAACTGAAGGTGTTACCAATGCTCAGGGTATAGCTCTGGGGATATTTGATCCTTTACCACTGGGAACCTATAACGTCAATGCTCTATTTGAAGGAGACAGTGAATACGCAGCAGTAGATGCTAATTCTACTTTAAACGTGACTCCAGATGAATTCCCAACCATACTTACTTTGAATAATGTAAAAGGAAGTAAAGGGGATCAGGTTACTCTAAGAGCTACTCTAACTGATGAGGATGGAATACCTCTACCTGGCCAAAACATTGACTTCTATGTGAATGGAGTATATGTGGGATCTGCCTTAACCAATGCAGCCGGCGTAGCCACTTTATTATACACCATAACTCAGAATGCAGGAACTTACACCATAAGTGCAGTATTTGGAGGATTTGAATGCTACCAGGCATCATCTGCTGAGGCAACCTTAGAGGTATTAAGCAGTGCCCATGCAGGAACTGTGCCCATGCAGGAAACTGGAACTCCGTTAGCTCCCCTACTTGCTGGAATCTTAGCAGTACTTGCCGGTGCATTTTGGAAAAAGAAATAA
- a CDS encoding DNA alkylation repair protein yields the protein MDFEEIIKNLQDLSNPEEVEGMARFGINPEKTFAVRIPELRKIAKQAGKDHLLAQKLWDAGYRETRIIASIIEVPEMVTSRQMDRWAHDFDTWDICDQCCMNLFRKTPFAYQKIREWSNQEEEFVKRAAFVLIATLAVHDKKASDNVFLDFFPLILKESTDGRNFVKKAINWALRQIGKRNLELNKQAIEFGRKMKEMDSKSAQWIAKDALKELESEKIQNRLQNK from the coding sequence ATGGATTTTGAAGAAATTATTAAAAATTTACAGGATCTCTCTAATCCTGAGGAAGTAGAGGGCATGGCCCGTTTTGGTATAAATCCTGAAAAAACCTTTGCAGTAAGGATACCTGAACTGCGAAAAATTGCAAAACAGGCGGGTAAAGACCATTTACTGGCCCAAAAATTATGGGATGCAGGATATAGAGAAACCAGGATTATAGCCAGCATAATCGAAGTTCCAGAAATGGTTACCTCTAGACAAATGGATAGATGGGCTCATGATTTTGACACGTGGGATATCTGTGATCAGTGCTGTATGAATTTATTCCGAAAAACACCCTTTGCTTACCAAAAAATTAGAGAATGGAGCAATCAGGAGGAAGAATTCGTTAAAAGAGCAGCTTTTGTGCTGATTGCCACATTAGCTGTTCATGATAAAAAAGCATCAGATAATGTATTTCTGGATTTTTTTCCTTTAATCCTTAAAGAATCAACTGATGGAAGGAATTTTGTAAAAAAAGCAATTAATTGGGCTTTAAGACAGATTGGAAAAAGAAATTTGGAATTAAATAAACAGGCAATTGAATTTGGAAGAAAAATGAAAGAAATGGATTCAAAAAGCGCCCAATGGATTGCTAAAGATGCCTTAAAAGAATTGGAAAGTGAAAAAATACAGAATAGGCTGCAAAACAAGTGA
- a CDS encoding alpha/beta hydrolase: MASKKKLVLISILGLFLLAGAGFSIYVADYYPADNEAIAALNSNEKYEVINSDNSITFNPRASNSSRGVIFYPGGKVEAEAYSVMAAGLAENGHATIIAKMPFNLAFFGANRADDIIEDHPEISSWVMMGHSLGGVFASDYAVNNPDKIEGVIYLAAYPSLDAYPTSLKGLSLRGSEDGLTTAQDLEDNKSKFPANTSFMVIEGGNHYQFGNYGIQQGDNNATITREEQQKQALEFILEFLKSL; this comes from the coding sequence ATGGCATCAAAAAAGAAGTTAGTTTTAATATCTATTCTGGGATTATTCCTGTTAGCCGGAGCAGGGTTTAGTATTTATGTGGCTGATTATTATCCAGCAGATAATGAAGCTATAGCAGCACTTAATTCCAATGAAAAATATGAGGTAATTAATAGTGATAATAGCATTACCTTTAATCCACGTGCCAGTAATAGTTCGCGGGGTGTTATATTTTATCCAGGAGGAAAGGTTGAAGCAGAAGCATACAGTGTAATGGCTGCAGGGCTAGCAGAAAATGGTCATGCCACCATAATAGCCAAAATGCCTTTTAATCTGGCATTTTTTGGGGCTAACCGGGCTGATGATATTATAGAGGATCATCCAGAGATAAGTTCCTGGGTGATGATGGGTCACTCCCTGGGTGGAGTATTTGCCTCAGATTATGCAGTTAATAATCCGGATAAGATAGAGGGAGTTATATATTTAGCAGCCTATCCCTCTTTGGATGCTTACCCTACATCATTAAAAGGACTTTCACTGAGGGGATCAGAAGATGGTTTAACTACGGCTCAGGATCTGGAGGATAATAAATCAAAATTTCCCGCAAATACTAGTTTCATGGTAATTGAAGGAGGTAATCATTATCAATTTGGTAATTATGGGATCCAGCAAGGAGATAATAATGCCACCATCACCAGGGAAGAGCAGCAAAAACAGGCCCTTGAATTTATACTGGAGTTTTTGAAAAGCCTTTAA
- a CDS encoding RNase J family beta-CASP ribonuclease, producing the protein MSTEIIAIGGYEEVGKNMSAVKVGKDIVIFDMGIHLDRLHIHEDTYIEKMHSLDLIERGVIPDDTLMKDVDGKVKAIVFTHGHLDHIGAVAKLAHRYDAPLIATPYTMALIERTIKGERKFKFDNPLQVLNSGEKCQISPEITLEFVHTTHSIPQTVTPVLHTSEGVIVYSNDFKFDNHQTISPPPDYQRFRELGEKGVLAAIIDATRAAEPDQVKTHSEKIARIVLEDIMEQPLKEDDGIIITTFASHIERIQAICNIASKSNRQLLLLGRSMERYCSLAENMGLLKIPENASVYGSPKAINRALARANEKRSDFVLVTTGHQGEPDALLPRIANDKTLFEVQKGDNIIISAPIIPNPLNKANRNLMERRLKGKGARIFTNAHVSGHAGREDHRDFLRMLQPQHLIPSHGNLGMLTAYAELAEEEGYRLGHNIHLLRNGQAQVFNKEKK; encoded by the coding sequence ATGAGTACTGAAATAATAGCCATCGGAGGATATGAAGAGGTAGGAAAAAACATGTCCGCAGTGAAGGTGGGAAAGGATATTGTAATATTTGATATGGGAATCCATCTGGACCGGCTTCATATTCATGAAGATACCTATATAGAGAAAATGCATAGTCTGGATTTAATTGAAAGAGGGGTCATACCGGACGATACCCTCATGAAAGATGTAGACGGCAAGGTTAAAGCCATTGTATTTACCCATGGGCACCTGGATCACATTGGGGCAGTGGCTAAACTGGCCCATAGATATGATGCTCCTTTAATAGCCACTCCTTACACCATGGCCTTAATAGAAAGAACCATTAAAGGAGAGCGGAAATTTAAATTTGATAACCCCCTTCAGGTATTGAATTCTGGCGAGAAATGTCAGATTTCTCCCGAAATAACTCTGGAATTTGTGCACACCACCCACAGTATACCTCAAACGGTTACTCCGGTCCTGCATACCTCAGAAGGAGTAATTGTATATTCTAATGATTTCAAGTTTGATAACCATCAGACCATTTCCCCACCACCAGACTACCAGCGGTTCAGGGAACTGGGAGAAAAGGGTGTACTAGCAGCAATAATCGACGCTACCCGTGCTGCAGAGCCTGACCAGGTTAAAACTCATTCTGAAAAAATAGCCCGTATAGTTTTAGAGGACATCATGGAACAACCCTTAAAAGAAGATGATGGAATAATAATCACCACCTTCGCCTCTCATATTGAAAGGATTCAGGCTATCTGTAATATAGCTTCTAAAAGCAACAGACAGCTCCTGCTTTTAGGAAGATCCATGGAGAGATACTGCAGCCTGGCTGAAAACATGGGATTACTTAAAATACCAGAAAATGCCAGTGTTTATGGTAGTCCCAAGGCCATTAACCGGGCTCTAGCCAGGGCGAACGAAAAAAGATCAGATTTTGTTCTGGTAACCACCGGACACCAGGGTGAACCAGATGCACTTTTACCTCGAATTGCAAATGATAAAACTCTTTTTGAAGTACAAAAAGGAGATAACATTATTATATCTGCACCAATAATTCCCAATCCTCTCAATAAAGCCAACCGTAACCTTATGGAGCGTAGATTGAAAGGCAAGGGTGCTCGCATATTCACCAATGCTCATGTATCTGGCCATGCAGGAAGGGAAGATCACCGGGACTTCTTAAGAATGCTACAACCCCAACACCTGATACCTTCTCATGGGAACCTGGGAATGTTGACTGCTTATGCTGAACTGGCAGAAGAAGAGGGCTACAGATTAGGTCACAACATCCATCTATTACGTAATGGCCAGGCCCAGGTTTTTAATAAAGAAAAAAAATAA
- a CDS encoding UbiA family prenyltransferase, producing MNAYFEILRPGNAFMAVITILLMMIIGETFSADAIVACAIVFIATGAGNTINDYFDYKIDAVNRPERPIPSGRISLKNAGIYSMLLFALATILGFSIGIIPGFIVLSSSFLMIYYAQNLKKKCLIGNITISFLTGLSFVLGGVVIGEIIISIYLGIFAFLMTMAREIVKDMEDMEGDKKEGARTLPLVKGKLFSAHMAVFFIILASITSPLLYFMDIFNLLYLVVLLGSLWFFIKSAFSLLQDQSQDNTRSISRQIKKGMAITFLAFALGSPLISSFFNILN from the coding sequence ATGAATGCCTACTTTGAAATACTAAGACCGGGAAACGCCTTTATGGCGGTTATAACCATATTGCTTATGATGATTATTGGAGAAACTTTCTCTGCAGATGCCATAGTAGCTTGTGCAATTGTATTTATTGCAACCGGGGCAGGAAACACCATTAATGATTACTTTGATTATAAAATTGATGCAGTTAATAGGCCGGAGAGACCTATACCTTCTGGCAGAATCTCCCTTAAAAATGCAGGTATTTATTCCATGCTGCTTTTTGCCCTGGCCACCATACTGGGATTTTCAATTGGAATTATTCCTGGATTCATAGTGCTTTCCAGCTCTTTTTTAATGATATACTATGCTCAGAATCTTAAAAAAAAGTGTTTGATTGGAAATATCACTATTTCATTTTTAACCGGGCTTAGTTTTGTACTGGGGGGAGTGGTAATTGGAGAGATTATTATTTCTATTTACCTGGGAATATTTGCATTTCTCATGACCATGGCCCGGGAGATAGTAAAAGATATGGAGGATATGGAGGGGGATAAAAAAGAAGGAGCCCGTACATTGCCTCTGGTAAAGGGAAAACTTTTTTCTGCTCATATGGCGGTTTTTTTCATAATACTGGCCAGTATAACTAGCCCATTATTGTACTTTATGGATATTTTTAACCTGCTCTACCTGGTGGTACTTTTAGGGTCATTATGGTTTTTTATAAAAAGTGCCTTTTCCCTGCTCCAGGACCAGTCACAGGATAATACTAGAAGTATTTCCCGGCAGATTAAAAAGGGTATGGCCATCACCTTCCTGGCCTTTGCCCTGGGGTCTCCATTAATTTCATCTTTCTTTAATATTCTGAATTAA
- a CDS encoding metallophosphoesterase has product MHNYRGSLVELSGKGHVLIITDIHGNWSDFNKFINIWDDFKGNNNHLVITGDFIHSMGLVEDKSIEVLEQIQYQFESDQNFHVLLGNHEWSLISSVVLFKNRENLSFKFENLLKKRFPGSWKEKLEIYIKFFKKLPVAVKTNNKVFISHSGPSKNIKSIEDIINISDSGYVENKILEEFLWNRYGDYNLTDIDNFLKKVDCRAMVVGHTPVDGAKLVGKKQLIISSSYTGGSKAYLILDLEKKINDATDLMKMVKFLD; this is encoded by the coding sequence ATGCATAACTACAGAGGTAGTCTGGTGGAATTATCAGGAAAAGGGCATGTTTTAATAATAACAGATATTCATGGAAACTGGAGTGATTTTAATAAATTTATTAATATATGGGATGATTTTAAAGGGAATAATAATCACCTGGTCATCACCGGGGATTTTATCCATAGCATGGGACTAGTTGAAGACAAGTCTATTGAAGTTTTAGAACAAATACAGTACCAGTTTGAAAGTGACCAGAACTTCCATGTACTCCTCGGAAATCATGAATGGTCCTTAATATCCAGTGTTGTATTATTTAAAAATCGTGAAAATTTGAGTTTCAAATTTGAAAATTTATTAAAAAAGAGATTCCCCGGCTCCTGGAAAGAGAAGTTAGAAATATACATTAAATTTTTTAAAAAACTTCCAGTAGCAGTTAAAACTAATAATAAAGTGTTTATAAGCCATTCTGGCCCATCAAAAAATATAAAGAGTATTGAGGATATCATTAACATAAGTGATTCAGGTTATGTTGAAAATAAAATCCTGGAAGAATTTTTATGGAATCGTTATGGGGACTATAACTTAACCGACATTGATAACTTTTTAAAAAAAGTTGATTGTCGAGCTATGGTTGTGGGGCACACCCCGGTAGATGGGGCTAAGTTAGTTGGAAAAAAACAATTAATTATATCATCAAGCTATACTGGAGGAAGTAAAGCTTATTTAATACTTGATTTGGAAAAAAAAATAAATGATGCCACGGATCTTATGAAAATGGTAAAGTTTTTGGATTAA
- a CDS encoding TspO/MBR family protein has product MNNRSRDLSLVTFFVIGCLLVGGISGFFTTGAVDTWYPSLVKPDWNPPSWLFGPVWTILYALMGVAAFLIYREGFEKKEVKIALGIFSVQLGLNFLWSILFFNYKNLFASFVEIVVLWVAILATIISFYRISRPAALIMIPYLLWVSFATILNYTILVLN; this is encoded by the coding sequence ATGAATAACCGTAGTCGGGATCTATCCTTAGTGACCTTTTTTGTAATTGGATGTTTGCTTGTAGGAGGTATAAGTGGATTTTTTACAACAGGTGCGGTGGATACCTGGTATCCCTCCCTGGTTAAACCTGATTGGAATCCTCCTAGTTGGCTTTTTGGTCCGGTGTGGACCATTTTATATGCCCTTATGGGTGTGGCGGCATTCCTCATTTACAGGGAAGGGTTTGAAAAAAAAGAGGTTAAGATTGCCCTGGGAATATTTTCAGTACAGTTGGGCTTGAACTTTTTATGGTCCATCCTGTTTTTTAACTATAAAAATCTATTTGCCAGTTTTGTGGAGATAGTTGTATTATGGGTAGCTATATTAGCAACCATCATCAGTTTTTATCGTATATCCCGCCCTGCTGCACTGATTATGATCCCTTATTTACTGTGGGTGAGTTTTGCCACCATACTTAATTACACCATTCTGGTATTAAATTAA